The following coding sequences are from one Kosakonia sp. H02 window:
- a CDS encoding HAAAP family serine/threonine permease, whose product METTQTSTLVTTETRSSWRKTDTMWMLGLYGTAIGAGVLFLPINAGVGGLIPLIIMAILAFPMTYFAHRGLTRFVLSGKNPGEDITEVVEEHFGIGAGKLITLLYFFAIYPILLVYSVAITNTVDSFMTHQLGMTPPPRAILSLILIVGMMTIVRFGEQMIVKAMSILVFPFVIALMLLAVYLIPQWNGAVLETLSLDSASATGNGLWMTLWLAIPVMVFSFNHSPIISSFAVAKREEYGEEAERKCSRILAFAHIMMVLTVMFFVFSCVLSLAPADLASAKEQNISILSYLANHFNAPIIAWMAPIIAMIAITKSFLGHYLGAREGFNGMVIKSLRGKGKTIEINKLNRITALFMLLTTWAVATWNPSILGMIETLGGPIIAMILFLMPMYAIAKVPAMRKYSGRISNIFIVIMGFIAISAIFYSLFS is encoded by the coding sequence ATGGAAACGACTCAAACCAGTACGCTGGTTACAACCGAAACACGGAGTTCATGGCGTAAAACCGACACCATGTGGATGTTGGGCCTGTACGGTACTGCGATTGGCGCTGGCGTGCTGTTCCTGCCAATTAACGCCGGTGTTGGCGGCTTGATCCCGCTGATTATTATGGCGATCCTTGCTTTCCCGATGACCTATTTTGCCCACCGCGGCCTGACCCGTTTTGTTCTCTCCGGTAAAAATCCGGGCGAAGACATCACTGAAGTGGTAGAAGAACATTTCGGTATCGGCGCGGGTAAATTGATTACCCTGCTCTACTTCTTCGCTATCTACCCGATTCTGCTGGTCTACAGCGTGGCAATCACCAACACCGTTGACAGCTTTATGACCCATCAGTTGGGCATGACACCGCCGCCGCGCGCCATTCTGTCGCTGATTCTGATTGTCGGCATGATGACCATCGTGCGTTTTGGCGAGCAGATGATCGTTAAAGCGATGAGCATTCTGGTGTTTCCTTTCGTGATCGCGCTGATGCTGCTGGCGGTTTATCTGATCCCGCAGTGGAACGGTGCCGTGCTGGAAACACTTTCTCTGGATAGCGCATCTGCAACGGGCAACGGCCTGTGGATGACCCTGTGGCTGGCGATCCCGGTAATGGTTTTCTCCTTTAACCACTCGCCAATCATCTCCTCTTTTGCCGTGGCAAAACGCGAAGAGTACGGCGAAGAAGCAGAACGTAAATGCTCCCGCATTCTGGCTTTCGCACACATCATGATGGTGTTGACGGTAATGTTCTTCGTCTTCAGTTGCGTGCTGAGCCTTGCGCCTGCCGATCTGGCTTCGGCGAAAGAGCAGAACATCTCGATTCTCTCTTACCTGGCAAACCACTTTAACGCGCCGATCATCGCCTGGATGGCGCCGATCATTGCAATGATCGCTATCACCAAATCTTTCCTCGGCCACTACCTGGGCGCGCGTGAAGGTTTCAACGGAATGGTTATCAAGTCCCTGCGCGGCAAAGGTAAAACCATCGAAATCAACAAGCTGAACCGCATTACCGCGCTGTTTATGCTGCTGACCACCTGGGCGGTTGCCACCTGGAACCCGAGCATCCTCGGCATGATCGAAACCCTGGGCGGCCCGATTATCGCGATGATCCTGTTCCTGATGCCGATGTATGCCATCGCAAAAGTTCCGGCGATGCGTAAATACAGCGGCCGCATTAGCAACATCTTCATTGTTATCATGGGCTTTATCGCTATCTCCGCGATTTTCTATTCCCTGTTCAGCTAA
- the xni gene encoding flap endonuclease Xni produces MAHLLIVDALNLIRRIHAVQGSPCAETCLHALEQLIVHSQPTHAVAVFDDEARSQGWRHQLLPDYKAGRPPMPETLHHEMPALRAAFEQRGIRCWATPGNEADDLAATLAVKMAQAGQQATIVSTDKGYCQLLSPTIRIRDYFQKRWLDAPFIAQAYGVTPQQLPDYWGLAGISSSKVPGVAGIGPKSATQLLNTFPTLEALYENLHEVPEKWRSKLETHREMAFICRDVARLQTELHLDGNLQQLRWVR; encoded by the coding sequence GTGGCTCATCTGCTTATTGTCGACGCACTCAATCTGATCCGTCGCATCCATGCGGTGCAAGGTTCACCCTGCGCGGAAACCTGCCTGCACGCGCTGGAGCAGTTGATTGTGCATAGCCAGCCAACCCATGCAGTGGCGGTGTTCGACGATGAAGCCCGCAGCCAGGGCTGGCGTCATCAACTACTGCCGGATTACAAAGCAGGCCGCCCGCCCATGCCAGAGACGCTGCACCATGAAATGCCCGCACTGCGCGCAGCATTTGAGCAGCGCGGCATCCGCTGTTGGGCAACGCCTGGTAATGAAGCGGACGATCTCGCCGCCACATTGGCGGTGAAAATGGCGCAGGCCGGGCAGCAAGCGACCATTGTCTCGACGGACAAAGGCTACTGCCAGCTACTCTCTCCCACTATCCGCATTCGCGACTATTTTCAGAAACGCTGGCTGGATGCACCCTTTATCGCCCAGGCGTACGGCGTGACGCCGCAACAACTGCCGGATTACTGGGGACTGGCGGGCATCAGCAGTTCAAAAGTGCCGGGCGTTGCCGGGATCGGCCCCAAAAGCGCCACCCAGTTACTGAATACCTTTCCCACGCTGGAAGCGCTGTACGAAAACCTGCATGAAGTGCCGGAAAAATGGCGGAGCAAACTGGAAACGCACCGGGAGATGGCGTTTATTTGCCGGGATGTGGCGCGTCTGCAAACGGAGCTGCATCTGGACGGTAACTTGCAGCAATTAAGATGGGTACGCTAA
- the rnhA gene encoding ribonuclease HI, with amino-acid sequence MVSVSRTICRVIAVLIAAIYVRLVVFNSGSLPEMLKQVEIFTDGSCLGNPGPGGYGAILRYRQHERTFSEGYRLTTNNRMELMAAIVALEGLKEHCEVVLSTDSQYVRQGITQWIHNWKKRGWKTADKKPVKNVDLWKRLDAALSHHEIRWEWVKGHAGHPENERCDELARAAAMNPTQEDVGYQPETLA; translated from the coding sequence GTGGTTTCGGTATCGAGGACGATCTGTCGTGTAATTGCAGTGCTCATAGCGGCCATTTATGTCAGACTTGTCGTTTTCAACTCAGGAAGTCTACCAGAGATGCTTAAACAGGTAGAAATTTTCACCGACGGATCGTGCCTTGGCAATCCGGGTCCGGGTGGATATGGCGCGATTTTACGCTATCGCCAGCATGAAAGAACCTTTAGCGAAGGCTATCGCCTGACCACCAACAACCGTATGGAACTGATGGCGGCTATTGTGGCGCTCGAAGGTTTAAAAGAGCATTGCGAAGTGGTGCTCAGCACCGACAGCCAGTATGTGCGCCAGGGGATCACCCAGTGGATCCATAACTGGAAAAAGCGCGGCTGGAAAACCGCAGATAAAAAACCGGTTAAAAATGTCGATCTGTGGAAGCGGCTGGATGCGGCGCTCAGCCATCACGAGATCCGCTGGGAGTGGGTCAAAGGCCACGCCGGGCATCCCGAAAACGAGCGCTGCGATGAGCTGGCGCGCGCGGCGGCGATGAATCCCACGCAGGAGGATGTTGGCTACCAGCCGGAAACCCTGGCTTAA
- the gloB gene encoding hydroxyacylglutathione hydrolase — MNLNSIPAFQDNYIWVLSNDDGRCLIVDPGEAAPILRAIEENNWRPETIFLTHHHNDHVGGVKELRQRFPDVAVYGPAETQDKGTTHVVAEGDTVTVLEHEFSVFATPGHTLGHICFFSFPYLFCGDTLFSGGCGRLFEGTASQMYHSFCKINALPDDTIICCAHEYTLGNMKFAISLLPDDAVLNEYYKEVSELRAKNQKTLPVILKNERKINLFLRTEDADLINVINQETKLQHPEERFAWLRAKKDNF; from the coding sequence ATGAATCTTAACAGTATTCCCGCATTTCAGGACAACTACATCTGGGTGCTGAGCAACGATGACGGGCGCTGCCTGATTGTTGATCCGGGTGAAGCCGCGCCGATCCTGCGCGCCATAGAGGAAAATAATTGGCGGCCTGAAACGATCTTCTTGACTCATCATCATAATGACCACGTTGGCGGCGTAAAAGAACTGCGCCAGCGTTTCCCGGATGTTGCGGTATATGGCCCGGCAGAGACACAAGATAAAGGTACAACTCATGTTGTCGCCGAAGGCGATACGGTCACTGTTTTAGAACATGAATTTTCAGTTTTCGCCACGCCAGGTCACACTTTAGGACATATCTGTTTCTTCAGTTTTCCTTACCTTTTTTGCGGCGATACACTCTTTTCCGGTGGCTGTGGCAGATTGTTTGAAGGGACTGCAAGCCAGATGTATCACTCTTTTTGCAAAATAAATGCCCTACCCGACGACACGATTATCTGTTGCGCACATGAATACACTTTAGGAAATATGAAGTTTGCCATTAGCCTCTTGCCTGATGATGCTGTCCTTAACGAATACTATAAGGAAGTGAGTGAGTTACGTGCGAAAAATCAAAAGACACTGCCCGTTATTCTGAAAAATGAACGGAAAATTAATTTATTTTTACGCACGGAAGATGCTGATTTAATTAATGTAATTAACCAAGAAACAAAATTGCAACACCCTGAAGAGCGTTTCGCATGGTTAAGGGCAAAGAAAGATAACTTCTGA
- a CDS encoding class I SAM-dependent methyltransferase, with translation MKPARTPRTLVAPASWDALPKGAYYREALEAELKPWLAKMYGFHLLKIGNLSAEINVESCAISHQVNVSLAGVPAQVKADPLHLPFAEKSVDACLLAHTLPWCPDPHRLLQEVDRVLIDDGWLVMSGFNPISLLGICKAVPFARRSPAVKSRMFTLMRQFDWLSLLNFEVLHYSRFRVLPWTKQGGKLLSTHLPALGCMQLIVARKRTIPLTLNPMKQSRSKTPVRQTVGATRQS, from the coding sequence ATGAAACCGGCAAGGACTCCCCGAACACTCGTAGCACCTGCAAGCTGGGATGCGTTACCCAAAGGCGCGTATTATCGCGAGGCGCTGGAGGCAGAGCTCAAGCCGTGGTTGGCAAAAATGTATGGGTTTCATTTGCTTAAAATCGGCAATCTCAGCGCGGAAATCAATGTCGAAAGCTGCGCGATTTCCCACCAGGTGAATGTCTCTCTGGCAGGTGTTCCGGCGCAGGTCAAAGCCGATCCACTGCATTTACCCTTTGCCGAGAAATCCGTTGATGCCTGTCTGCTGGCGCACACGCTTCCCTGGTGTCCCGATCCCCACCGTCTGTTACAGGAAGTGGATCGCGTATTGATTGACGACGGCTGGCTGGTGATGAGCGGTTTCAACCCGATAAGCCTGCTGGGGATCTGCAAAGCGGTGCCGTTTGCCCGTCGCTCGCCCGCCGTTAAAAGCCGCATGTTCACCCTGATGCGCCAGTTCGACTGGCTCTCTTTGCTCAATTTCGAGGTCTTACATTATAGCCGTTTTCGCGTGCTGCCCTGGACGAAGCAGGGTGGGAAGCTGCTCAGCACACATTTACCGGCGCTGGGGTGCATGCAACTGATTGTCGCACGCAAACGCACAATCCCTCTGACCCTTAACCCGATGAAGCAAAGCCGCAGTAAAACCCCGGTTCGCCAGACCGTGGGCGCAACACGACAATCTTAA
- a CDS encoding L-serine ammonia-lyase produces the protein MISVFDIFKIGIGPSSSHTVGPMKAGKQFTDDLIARNILRDVTRVVVDVYGSLSLTGKGHHTDIAIIMGLAGNLPDSVDIDAIPGFIQDVNTHGRLLLANGEHEVEFPVDKCMNFHADNLSLHENGMRITALAGGNVLYSQTYYSIGGGFIVDEDHFGQTSSAPVDVPYPYKNAADLQRHCQETGLSLSGLMMKNELALHSKEELEQHLARVWDVMHSGIERGITTEGVLPGRLRVPRRAAALRRMLVSSDKTTTDPMAVVDWINMFALAVNEENAAGGRVVTAPTNGACGIVPAVLAYYDKFIRQVNANSLARYMLVASAIGSLYKMNASISGAEVGCQGEVGVACSMAAAGLAELLGGSPAQICIAAEIGMEHNLGLTCDPVAGQVQVPCIERNAIASVKAVNAARMALRRTSEPRVCLDKVIETMYETGKDMNAKYRETSRGGLAMKIVTCD, from the coding sequence ATGATCAGCGTATTCGATATTTTTAAAATCGGTATCGGCCCGTCCAGCTCGCATACTGTTGGCCCAATGAAAGCCGGTAAACAATTCACCGACGATCTGATTGCCCGCAACATATTGCGCGACGTCACCCGCGTGGTGGTGGACGTTTACGGCTCTCTTTCTCTGACCGGCAAAGGCCACCATACGGATATCGCCATTATTATGGGGCTGGCCGGAAACTTGCCGGACAGCGTCGATATCGATGCTATTCCGGGGTTCATTCAGGACGTTAATACCCACGGCCGCCTGTTGCTGGCGAATGGCGAGCATGAAGTTGAGTTTCCGGTGGACAAGTGCATGAATTTTCATGCCGATAACCTCTCACTACATGAAAACGGGATGCGGATTACGGCGCTGGCGGGTGGAAATGTGCTCTACAGCCAGACCTATTACTCCATCGGCGGCGGCTTTATTGTTGATGAAGACCACTTCGGCCAGACCAGCAGTGCACCAGTGGACGTCCCTTATCCCTACAAAAATGCCGCCGATTTGCAGCGCCACTGCCAGGAAACTGGCCTGTCGCTCTCCGGCCTGATGATGAAAAACGAACTGGCGTTGCACAGTAAAGAAGAACTGGAGCAGCACCTGGCGCGCGTCTGGGACGTGATGCACAGCGGCATTGAGCGCGGGATCACCACCGAAGGCGTTCTGCCGGGCAGACTGCGCGTTCCACGTCGCGCCGCCGCGCTGCGCCGCATGCTGGTCAGCAGCGATAAAACCACCACCGATCCGATGGCAGTTGTTGACTGGATCAATATGTTTGCGCTGGCGGTCAACGAAGAGAACGCTGCCGGTGGCCGCGTGGTGACCGCACCGACCAACGGTGCCTGCGGGATCGTGCCTGCGGTGCTGGCTTACTACGACAAGTTTATTCGCCAGGTGAATGCCAATTCGCTGGCGCGCTATATGCTGGTCGCCAGTGCCATTGGTTCGTTGTACAAAATGAACGCCTCGATTTCCGGCGCGGAAGTGGGCTGCCAGGGCGAAGTGGGCGTTGCCTGCTCGATGGCAGCGGCCGGGCTGGCGGAACTGCTCGGCGGTAGCCCGGCGCAGATCTGCATCGCTGCGGAAATTGGCATGGAGCACAATCTCGGTCTGACCTGCGATCCGGTGGCTGGCCAGGTACAGGTACCGTGTATCGAACGTAACGCGATTGCGTCGGTAAAAGCGGTCAACGCTGCGCGTATGGCGCTGCGCCGCACCAGTGAGCCGCGCGTTTGTCTCGATAAAGTCATTGAGACGATGTACGAAACCGGGAAAGACATGAACGCGAAATACCGCGAAACCTCGCGCGGTGGCCTGGCAATGAAGATTGTTACCTGCGATTAA
- the mltD gene encoding murein transglycosylase D, with translation MKAKAILFASVLLVGCQASNHDGTVQQHAQSLSAAGQGEAGKFTSQARWMDDGTLAAQSNSDLWTSISDELKMGIPENSRIREQKLKYLNNKSYLHDVTLRAEPYMYWIAGQVKKRNMPMELVLLPIVESAFNPHATSGANAAGIWQIIPSTGRNYGLKQTRSYDARRDIVASTTAALDMMQRLNRMFDGDWLLTVAAYNSGEGRVLKAMKANKARGKATDFWSLSLPYETKIYVPKMLALSDILKNSKRYGVNLPTPDESRALARVRLSSPVEVKQLAEMAGISVNKLKAFNAGVKGSTLGSAGPQYVMVPKKHADQLRESLASGEIAAVQPTLMADNTPLSSRSYKVRSGDTLSAIASRLGVSTKDLQQWNNLRGANLKVGQNLTVGAGSSAQRLARNSDSITYRVRKGDSLSSIAKRHGVNIKDVMRWNTDTANLQPGDQLTLFVKNSATPDS, from the coding sequence ATGAAGGCAAAAGCGATATTATTCGCCTCTGTCCTGCTCGTGGGGTGCCAGGCGTCTAACCACGATGGCACGGTCCAACAGCACGCACAGAGCCTTTCTGCAGCTGGTCAAGGGGAAGCAGGGAAGTTTACAAGTCAGGCGCGGTGGATGGACGATGGGACACTCGCCGCCCAGAGTAACAGTGACTTGTGGACCTCCATTAGCGACGAGCTAAAGATGGGAATTCCGGAAAACAGCCGGATTCGCGAACAGAAACTGAAGTATTTGAACAATAAGAGCTATCTCCACGATGTAACTTTACGGGCAGAGCCGTATATGTACTGGATAGCAGGGCAAGTTAAAAAACGTAATATGCCCATGGAACTGGTACTACTACCCATAGTGGAGAGCGCTTTTAACCCGCACGCAACGTCTGGTGCCAATGCCGCTGGCATTTGGCAAATCATACCGAGCACCGGGCGAAATTATGGTTTAAAACAGACACGCAGCTACGATGCGCGTCGTGACATTGTGGCCTCTACCACGGCCGCACTCGACATGATGCAGCGTCTTAACCGTATGTTCGACGGCGACTGGTTATTGACAGTCGCGGCTTATAACAGCGGTGAAGGTCGTGTTCTGAAGGCGATGAAAGCGAACAAAGCACGGGGTAAGGCCACCGACTTCTGGTCACTTTCTTTGCCCTATGAAACAAAGATTTACGTTCCGAAAATGCTGGCATTGAGCGATATTCTCAAAAACAGCAAACGGTATGGCGTGAATCTGCCAACGCCGGATGAGAGCCGTGCGCTGGCACGCGTCAGGCTGAGCAGTCCGGTTGAGGTGAAACAGTTGGCCGAAATGGCGGGAATTTCCGTCAACAAGCTGAAAGCGTTTAACGCAGGCGTTAAAGGTTCGACGTTAGGCTCAGCAGGCCCGCAGTACGTAATGGTGCCGAAGAAACATGCCGATCAATTGCGTGAATCTCTGGCATCTGGCGAAATCGCCGCCGTACAGCCGACCTTGATGGCGGATAACACCCCGCTCTCCAGCCGGAGCTATAAGGTTCGCTCAGGCGACACGCTTTCTGCCATCGCGTCACGCCTCGGCGTAAGCACGAAGGATCTCCAGCAGTGGAATAATCTTCGTGGCGCGAATCTGAAAGTAGGCCAGAACCTGACAGTTGGCGCAGGCAGCAGTGCGCAACGTCTTGCCCGCAACAGCGATAGCATTACCTATCGCGTACGCAAAGGTGATTCGTTGTCGAGTATCGCGAAACGTCACGGCGTTAACATCAAAGATGTGATGCGCTGGAACACCGATACCGCAAACTTACAGCCGGGCGATCAGCTCACGCTTTTCGTGAAGAACAGCGCCACGCCGGATTCCTGA
- the dnaQ gene encoding DNA polymerase III subunit epsilon: MSTAITRQIVLDTETTGMNQIGAHYEGHKIIEIGAVEVINRRLTGNNYHIYLKPDRLVDPEAFGVHGIADEFLLDKPTFGDIADEFIEYIRGAELVIHNASFDIGFMDYEFSKLNRGIPKTETFCKVTDSLALARKMFPGKRNSLDALCSRYEIDNSKRTLHGALLDSQILADVYLMMTGGQTSMKFSMEGESQSQSGEAGIQRVVRQASKLRVVLASDEELMAHESRLDLVQKKGGSCLWRG; the protein is encoded by the coding sequence ATGAGCACTGCAATTACACGACAGATCGTCCTCGATACCGAAACCACCGGTATGAACCAAATCGGCGCTCACTACGAAGGGCACAAGATTATTGAAATCGGTGCGGTCGAGGTAATAAACCGCCGTCTTACCGGCAATAACTACCACATTTACCTGAAGCCGGACCGGCTGGTGGACCCGGAAGCGTTTGGCGTTCACGGTATCGCCGACGAGTTTCTGCTGGATAAACCGACCTTCGGTGATATCGCCGATGAGTTTATTGAATACATTCGCGGCGCGGAGCTGGTAATCCATAACGCCTCGTTTGATATCGGCTTTATGGATTATGAATTCAGCAAGCTGAATCGCGGCATTCCGAAAACGGAAACCTTCTGTAAGGTCACCGATAGCCTGGCGCTGGCGCGTAAGATGTTCCCCGGCAAGCGCAACAGCCTCGATGCGCTTTGCTCGCGTTACGAAATCGACAACAGCAAACGTACGCTGCACGGCGCGTTACTCGACTCCCAAATTCTTGCCGACGTTTATTTGATGATGACCGGCGGCCAGACATCGATGAAGTTTTCGATGGAAGGTGAAAGCCAGTCGCAGTCAGGCGAAGCGGGGATCCAGCGCGTTGTTCGTCAGGCAAGCAAGCTGCGCGTTGTTTTGGCAAGCGATGAAGAGTTGATGGCCCATGAATCGCGCCTCGATCTGGTGCAGAAGAAAGGTGGAAGCTGCCTGTGGCGCGGCTAA